A portion of the Chelonia mydas isolate rCheMyd1 chromosome 23, rCheMyd1.pri.v2, whole genome shotgun sequence genome contains these proteins:
- the LOC114021176 gene encoding C-Jun-amino-terminal kinase-interacting protein 3 isoform X2, with amino-acid sequence MEEIFGEEGESASPALCEELVSGLAVGLYGELERLVGAYGRGAVAGLLPQLVSVLEALERAGGQIRERDEALELLRDDQLGLLGQYERERAGRKRAEERYMELEDAVEQERKGHRAALSRLDGQSRRLEEKARSYADQLASLEEQKIALLKELSALAQTHGKMVQSYKELKALTVLPPAPVAPRPSSAASDPHWPPLFLPSTSDPGCPGAPKGAAEVPGPAPVEGTPDPLQDGAGPTGNSHPLAQELPLPTRDGSPQRCQELAEILSSTPELDPTPDLPASPPTPQRNMESLFAEVSGLSLELLGDVDEGADLQGDAVQTLMMENAELRDTRLVLDTARRHLIARVEELTGERESLRGEQDGAAEALSRCQGRLRETEQDLSRIRQELEEIKKQNSDDAEVEAPASQRKRFTRAEMARVLTERNLYKERLMELQDAVRRTELLRASREVQAAQMKKSSFWKFFDRLFSPSDSPERVPASPPVSEHRGNGGRAPSTVRYLPLPVSPTDTGEPPNLSPQQQKRDLYRQIRSHIWKQHGRAPVHGWSPPAVPQVRAEQAEGQDLPMLAQLRLLDQKDPSTKGAPQPAPPSLVWVCSGTHSASEVTVMDAARANLVLAQFVLPNTHVLCAAWLPGHRPPSAESMELEPEILEDPLAPDPPELEEEMGTLDADSDGIGTTDTVWLGTQEGSISIYSAGSDWRRCLRTVQLKDAVHSVVHAQGRAVVALGNGTVVVFHRDVAGCWDLQRPRLLDLGRPHQSIRCALAVGGRVWVGYRNRVYVVEPRSARVQWYFEVTGHPESQVRHMVLAGDGVWVSVRLDPTLRLFHAATGQPLQEIDLTPFVHSIFGPNTLGFSLHVSALGCFSQRLWIGTASGTVLTVPFAPEFSGRSEPAPATGSQPGPSPASTPYCAMESAQASYHGHRDAVRFFVCVPGCLNSSLAGSNSQEERAGQKQPTALVLSGGEGYINLRIGDDTDDQFGDLLVANPHLRRSVRSHLIVWQVRA; translated from the exons atggAGGAGATTTTCGGGGAGGAAGGGGAGTCGGCCTCCCCTGCGCTCTGCGAAGAGCTGGTTTCGGGGCTGGCCGTGGGGCTGTATGGAGAGCTGGAGCGGCTAGTGGGGGCCTATGGGCGGGGGGCAGTGGCCGGGCTGCTGCCCCAGCTGGTCTCAGTGCTGGAGGCTCTGGAGCGAGCCGGTGGGCAGATCCGGGAGCGGGATGAGGCGCTGGAGCTGCTGCGGGACGACCAGCTCGGGCTCCTGGGCCAGTACGAGCGGGAGCGGGCCGGGCGCAAGAGAGCCGAGGAG CGCTACATGGAGCTGGAGGACGCGGTGGAGCAGGAGCGCAAGGGTCACAGGGCGGCGCTGAGCCGGCTGGACGGGCAGAGCCGGCGGCTGGAGGAGAAGGCCCGGAGCTACGCGGACCAGT tgGCCAGCTTGGAGGAACAGAAAATTGCCTTGCTCAAGGAGCTGTCAGCCCTGGCCCAGACCCACGGCAAG ATGGTTCAGAGCTACAAGGAGCTGAAGGCCCTGAcggtgctgccccctgcccccgtgGCCCCCCGGCCCAGCAG CGCTGCGTCCGACCCCCACTGGCCTCCCCTGTTTCTCCCCAGCACCTCGGACCCTGGCTGCCCCGGAGCCCCCAAG GGCGCTGCAGAGGTTCCGGGCCCAGCCCCGGTGGAGGGGACCCCTGACCCCCTGCAGGACGGGGCGGGCCCCACCGGGAACAGCCACCCGCTGGCTCAGGAGCTGCCCCTGCCCACCAGAGACG GCTCCCCGCAGAGGTGCCAGGAGTTGGCCGAGATCTTGAGCTCCACCCCGGAGTTGGACCCCACTCCAGATCTGCCAGCCAG ccccccaaccccacaacGCAACATGGAGTCGCTGTTCGCTGAGGTGTCGGGCCTGAGCCTCGAGCTGCTGGGGGATGTGGACGAGGGGGCCGATCTGCAGG GTGACGCCGTGCAGACCCTGATGATGGAGAACGCCGAGCTCCGGGATACCAG gctggtgCTGGACACTGCGCGCCGACACCTCATTGCCCGGGTGGAGGAGCTGACGGGCGAGCGGGAGTCGCTGCGGGGGGAGCAGGACGGGGCCGCCGAGGCCCTGAGCCGCTGCCAGGGGCGTCTGCGTGAGACCGAGCAGGATCTGAGCAG GATTCGGCAGGAGCTGGAGGAAATCAAGAAGCAAAACAGTGACGACGCTGAG GTGGAGGCCCCGGCCTCGCAGCGGAAGCGGTTCACGCGGGCGGAGATGGCGCGGGTGCTGACCGAGCGCAACCTTTACAAGGAGCGGCTGATGGAGCTGCAGGACGCCGTGAGGCGCACGGAGCTGCTCCG AGCATCTCGGGAGGTCCAGGCGGCACAGATGAAGAAATCATCCTTCTGGAAATT CTTCGACCGGCTCTTCAGCCCCAGCGACTCCCCTGAGCGGGTCCCGGCGTCGCCCCCGGTGTCTGAGCACAGGGGCAACGGGGGCAGGGCGCCCTCCACTGTGAGGTACCTGCCCCTCCCCGTCTCCCCCACAGA CACAGGGGAGCCCCCCAatctctccccccagcagcagaagCGGGACCTTTACCGCCAGATCCGCTCCCACATCTGGAAGCAGCACGGCCGGGCCCCGGTTCACGGCTGGAGCCCCCCGGCCGTCCCCCAG GTTCGGGCGGAGCAGGCTGAGGGCCAGGACCTGCCCATGCTGGCGCAGCTGCGGCTGCTGGACCAGAAAGATCCCAGCACCAAG GGggcaccccagcctgccccaccgAGCCTGGTGTGGGTCTGCTCTGGGACACACTCGGCCAGCGAGGTCACAGTGATGGACGCTGCCCGCGCCAACCTCGTCCTGGCCCAGTTTGTGCTACCCAACACCCATGTGCTGTGTGCCGCCTGGCTGCCTG GTCACCGGCCACCCAGTGCCGAGAGCATGGAGCTGGAACCCGAGATCCTGGAAGACCCCCTGGCCCCCGACCCCCCAGAGctagaggaggagatggggacccTGGACGCGGACAGTGACGGCATTGGCACCACGGACACTGTCTGGCTGGGCACCCAGGAGGGCAG CATTTCCATCTATTCAGCTGGTTCCGACTGGCGCCGGTGCCTGCGGACGGTGCAGCTGAAGGACGCCGTGCACAGCGTGGT cCACGCCCAGGGCCGCGCAGTGGTTGCACTGGGGAACGGGACCGTTGTCGTCTTCCACCGGGACGTCG ctggctgctgggaccTTCAGCGCCCCCGGCTGCTGGACTTGGGGCGCCCCCACCAGTCCATCCGCTgcgcgctggctgtggggggccgGGTCTGGGTTGGCTACCGCAACCGGGTCTACGTGGTGGAGCCGCGCAGCGCCAGGGTCCAG tggtACTTTGAGGTGACCGGGCACCCCGAGAGCCAGGTGAGGCACATGGTGTTGGCGGGCGACGGAGTCTGGGTCTCGGTGCGGCTGGACCCCACCCTGCGCCTCTTCCATGCAGCCACGGGCCAGCCCCTGCAGGAGATCGACCTGACCCCCTTCGTCCACAGCATATTCG GCCCGAACACTCTGGGTTTCTCCCTGCACGTCTCGgccctgggctgcttctcccaGCGGCTGTGGATCGGAACAGCCAGCGGCACTGTCTTGACCGTGCCCTTCGCGCCGG AGTTCTCAGGGCGCTCAGAGCCCGCCCCGGCCACGGGGTCCCAGCCGGGCCCCTCGCCCGCCAGCACCCCCTACTGTGCGATGGAGAGCGCCCAGGCTTCCTACCACGGGCACCGTGATGCCGTCCGGTTCTTCGTCTGCGTCCCAG GCTGCCTTAACTCTTCGCTGGCCGGGAGCAATAGCCAGGAGGAGCGGGCTGGGCAGAAGCAGCCCACAGCTTTGGTGCTGAGCGGAGGAGAGGGGTATATCAATCTCCGGATTG GGGATGACACGGACgatcagtttggggacctctTGGTGGCCAACCCCCATCTGCGCCGCTCGGTGCGCAGCCACCTCATTGTGTGGCAGGTCCGGGCCTGA
- the LOC114021176 gene encoding C-Jun-amino-terminal kinase-interacting protein 3 isoform X1: MEEIFGEEGESASPALCEELVSGLAVGLYGELERLVGAYGRGAVAGLLPQLVSVLEALERAGGQIRERDEALELLRDDQLGLLGQYERERAGRKRAEERYMELEDAVEQERKGHRAALSRLDGQSRRLEEKARSYADQLASLEEQKIALLKELSALAQTHGKMVQSYKELKALTVLPPAPVAPRPSSAASDPHWPPLFLPSTSDPGCPGAPKGAAEVPGPAPVEGTPDPLQDGAGPTGNSHPLAQELPLPTRDGSPQRCQELAEILSSTPELDPTPDLPASPPTPQRNMESLFAEVSGLSLELLGDVDEGADLQGDAVQTLMMENAELRDTRLVLDTARRHLIARVEELTGERESLRGEQDGAAEALSRCQGRLRETEQDLSRIRQELEEIKKQNSDDAEVEAPASQRKRFTRAEMARVLTERNLYKERLMELQDAVRRTELLRASREVQAAQMKKSSFWKFFDRLFSPSDSPERVPASPPVSEHRGNGGRAPSTVRYLPLPVSPTDTGEPPNLSPQQQKRDLYRQIRSHIWKQHGRAPVHGWSPPAVPQVRAEQAEGQDLPMLAQLRLLDQKDPSTKLWCAVGMGVPRTDGGDSGAPQPAPPSLVWVCSGTHSASEVTVMDAARANLVLAQFVLPNTHVLCAAWLPGHRPPSAESMELEPEILEDPLAPDPPELEEEMGTLDADSDGIGTTDTVWLGTQEGSISIYSAGSDWRRCLRTVQLKDAVHSVVHAQGRAVVALGNGTVVVFHRDVAGCWDLQRPRLLDLGRPHQSIRCALAVGGRVWVGYRNRVYVVEPRSARVQWYFEVTGHPESQVRHMVLAGDGVWVSVRLDPTLRLFHAATGQPLQEIDLTPFVHSIFGPNTLGFSLHVSALGCFSQRLWIGTASGTVLTVPFAPEFSGRSEPAPATGSQPGPSPASTPYCAMESAQASYHGHRDAVRFFVCVPGCLNSSLAGSNSQEERAGQKQPTALVLSGGEGYINLRIGDDTDDQFGDLLVANPHLRRSVRSHLIVWQVRA; encoded by the exons atggAGGAGATTTTCGGGGAGGAAGGGGAGTCGGCCTCCCCTGCGCTCTGCGAAGAGCTGGTTTCGGGGCTGGCCGTGGGGCTGTATGGAGAGCTGGAGCGGCTAGTGGGGGCCTATGGGCGGGGGGCAGTGGCCGGGCTGCTGCCCCAGCTGGTCTCAGTGCTGGAGGCTCTGGAGCGAGCCGGTGGGCAGATCCGGGAGCGGGATGAGGCGCTGGAGCTGCTGCGGGACGACCAGCTCGGGCTCCTGGGCCAGTACGAGCGGGAGCGGGCCGGGCGCAAGAGAGCCGAGGAG CGCTACATGGAGCTGGAGGACGCGGTGGAGCAGGAGCGCAAGGGTCACAGGGCGGCGCTGAGCCGGCTGGACGGGCAGAGCCGGCGGCTGGAGGAGAAGGCCCGGAGCTACGCGGACCAGT tgGCCAGCTTGGAGGAACAGAAAATTGCCTTGCTCAAGGAGCTGTCAGCCCTGGCCCAGACCCACGGCAAG ATGGTTCAGAGCTACAAGGAGCTGAAGGCCCTGAcggtgctgccccctgcccccgtgGCCCCCCGGCCCAGCAG CGCTGCGTCCGACCCCCACTGGCCTCCCCTGTTTCTCCCCAGCACCTCGGACCCTGGCTGCCCCGGAGCCCCCAAG GGCGCTGCAGAGGTTCCGGGCCCAGCCCCGGTGGAGGGGACCCCTGACCCCCTGCAGGACGGGGCGGGCCCCACCGGGAACAGCCACCCGCTGGCTCAGGAGCTGCCCCTGCCCACCAGAGACG GCTCCCCGCAGAGGTGCCAGGAGTTGGCCGAGATCTTGAGCTCCACCCCGGAGTTGGACCCCACTCCAGATCTGCCAGCCAG ccccccaaccccacaacGCAACATGGAGTCGCTGTTCGCTGAGGTGTCGGGCCTGAGCCTCGAGCTGCTGGGGGATGTGGACGAGGGGGCCGATCTGCAGG GTGACGCCGTGCAGACCCTGATGATGGAGAACGCCGAGCTCCGGGATACCAG gctggtgCTGGACACTGCGCGCCGACACCTCATTGCCCGGGTGGAGGAGCTGACGGGCGAGCGGGAGTCGCTGCGGGGGGAGCAGGACGGGGCCGCCGAGGCCCTGAGCCGCTGCCAGGGGCGTCTGCGTGAGACCGAGCAGGATCTGAGCAG GATTCGGCAGGAGCTGGAGGAAATCAAGAAGCAAAACAGTGACGACGCTGAG GTGGAGGCCCCGGCCTCGCAGCGGAAGCGGTTCACGCGGGCGGAGATGGCGCGGGTGCTGACCGAGCGCAACCTTTACAAGGAGCGGCTGATGGAGCTGCAGGACGCCGTGAGGCGCACGGAGCTGCTCCG AGCATCTCGGGAGGTCCAGGCGGCACAGATGAAGAAATCATCCTTCTGGAAATT CTTCGACCGGCTCTTCAGCCCCAGCGACTCCCCTGAGCGGGTCCCGGCGTCGCCCCCGGTGTCTGAGCACAGGGGCAACGGGGGCAGGGCGCCCTCCACTGTGAGGTACCTGCCCCTCCCCGTCTCCCCCACAGA CACAGGGGAGCCCCCCAatctctccccccagcagcagaagCGGGACCTTTACCGCCAGATCCGCTCCCACATCTGGAAGCAGCACGGCCGGGCCCCGGTTCACGGCTGGAGCCCCCCGGCCGTCCCCCAG GTTCGGGCGGAGCAGGCTGAGGGCCAGGACCTGCCCATGCTGGCGCAGCTGCGGCTGCTGGACCAGAAAGATCCCAGCACCAAG ttgtGGTGTGCCGTCGGGATGGGGGTGCCTAGGACAGACGGCGGGGACTCG GGggcaccccagcctgccccaccgAGCCTGGTGTGGGTCTGCTCTGGGACACACTCGGCCAGCGAGGTCACAGTGATGGACGCTGCCCGCGCCAACCTCGTCCTGGCCCAGTTTGTGCTACCCAACACCCATGTGCTGTGTGCCGCCTGGCTGCCTG GTCACCGGCCACCCAGTGCCGAGAGCATGGAGCTGGAACCCGAGATCCTGGAAGACCCCCTGGCCCCCGACCCCCCAGAGctagaggaggagatggggacccTGGACGCGGACAGTGACGGCATTGGCACCACGGACACTGTCTGGCTGGGCACCCAGGAGGGCAG CATTTCCATCTATTCAGCTGGTTCCGACTGGCGCCGGTGCCTGCGGACGGTGCAGCTGAAGGACGCCGTGCACAGCGTGGT cCACGCCCAGGGCCGCGCAGTGGTTGCACTGGGGAACGGGACCGTTGTCGTCTTCCACCGGGACGTCG ctggctgctgggaccTTCAGCGCCCCCGGCTGCTGGACTTGGGGCGCCCCCACCAGTCCATCCGCTgcgcgctggctgtggggggccgGGTCTGGGTTGGCTACCGCAACCGGGTCTACGTGGTGGAGCCGCGCAGCGCCAGGGTCCAG tggtACTTTGAGGTGACCGGGCACCCCGAGAGCCAGGTGAGGCACATGGTGTTGGCGGGCGACGGAGTCTGGGTCTCGGTGCGGCTGGACCCCACCCTGCGCCTCTTCCATGCAGCCACGGGCCAGCCCCTGCAGGAGATCGACCTGACCCCCTTCGTCCACAGCATATTCG GCCCGAACACTCTGGGTTTCTCCCTGCACGTCTCGgccctgggctgcttctcccaGCGGCTGTGGATCGGAACAGCCAGCGGCACTGTCTTGACCGTGCCCTTCGCGCCGG AGTTCTCAGGGCGCTCAGAGCCCGCCCCGGCCACGGGGTCCCAGCCGGGCCCCTCGCCCGCCAGCACCCCCTACTGTGCGATGGAGAGCGCCCAGGCTTCCTACCACGGGCACCGTGATGCCGTCCGGTTCTTCGTCTGCGTCCCAG GCTGCCTTAACTCTTCGCTGGCCGGGAGCAATAGCCAGGAGGAGCGGGCTGGGCAGAAGCAGCCCACAGCTTTGGTGCTGAGCGGAGGAGAGGGGTATATCAATCTCCGGATTG GGGATGACACGGACgatcagtttggggacctctTGGTGGCCAACCCCCATCTGCGCCGCTCGGTGCGCAGCCACCTCATTGTGTGGCAGGTCCGGGCCTGA
- the IL11 gene encoding interleukin-11, with product IKDDARRGKNDPVHTESEDTNPAKPTTPFPRKGPGPGPGPGSVETEGIVCRLLVALLSLCEGLRGLPAPRLKPSDPRADFDSIISLAKNLLSDTKHLFHHFKSRYPAEGEHKMDTLPVLSMSAVELANIQVPGGLARLSADLHNYQKHLEWLRRAGPVLRPLEQDLGALHARLERLIKRLEHLMSRLNLPRPSDPLPVLPSHGTHWAVVQAGHALFHSLHLYLDWAARALVLIRNKL from the exons ATAAAAGACGATGCCCGACGGGGAAAAAACGACCCCGTCCACACAGAAAGCGAGGATACAAATCCAGCCAAGCCCACCACCCCGTTCCCGCGgaaggggccggggccggggccggggccgggctccGTCGAGACAGAGG gcaTTGTGTGCCGGCTGCTGGTGGCGCTGCTGAGTCTGTGTGAAGGGCTGCGGGggctccctgccccgcgcctgAAGCCCTCAGACCCCCGGGCCGACTTCGACTCCATCATCAGCCTGGCCAAGAACCTGCTGAGTGACACCAAACACCTGTTCCATCACTTT aaATCCCGGTACCCGGCCGAGGGGGAGCACAAGATGGACACGTTGCCCGTGCTGTCCATGAGTGCTGTGGAGCTGGCCAACATCCAG GTGCCCGGGGGCCTGGCGCGGCTCAGCGCGGACCTGCACAACTACCAGAAGCACCTGGAGTGGCTGCGCCGGGCGGGGCCGGTGCTGCGGCCCCTGGAGCAGGACTTGGGAGCCCTGCACGCCCGGCTGGAGCGCCTGATCAAGCGCCTGGAGCACCTg atGTCCAGGCTGAACTTGCCCCGGCCCAGCGACCCGCTGCCCGTGCTGCCCTCGCACGGCACCCACTGGGCGGTGGTGCAGGCCGGCCACGCCCTCTTCCACAGCCTGCACCTCTACCTGGACTGGGCCGCCCGCGCCCTGGTTCTGATCCGCAACAAGCTGTGA
- the ISOC2 gene encoding isochorismatase domain-containing protein 2 isoform X2 produces MALARLGKVFPKTSILFLCDMQEKFRPNIAHFPQIVAVAARMLQVARLLEIPVVVTEQYPQGLGPTVPELGAEGLKKFPKTCFSMLVPEVEQELGALPHLRSVLLCGIETQACIMSTALDALERGLDVHVVADACSSRSQVDRLAALSRLRQSGAFITTSEGLILQLVRDAADPRFRQIQKFIKDPAPDSGLLSLFPGQSPGFS; encoded by the exons ATGGCGCTGGCCCGGCTCGGGAAGGTGTTTCCCAAAACCAGCATCCTCTTCCTGTGCGACATGCAGGAGAAGTTCCGGCCCAACATCGCCCACTTCCCCCAGATCGTGGCCGTGGCAGCGCGCATGTTGCAG gtgGCGCGGCTGCTGGAGATCCCGGTGGTGGTGACGGAGCAGTacccccaggggctgggccccACAGTCCCTGAGCTGGGGGCCGAGGGGCTGAAGAAGTTCCCCAAGACCTGCTTCAGCATGCTGGTCCCGGAggtggagcaggagctgggggcaCTGCCCCACCTGCGCTCTGTGCTCCTGTGTGGCATTGAGACCCAGGCCTGCATCATG AGCACAGCGCTCGACGCCCTGGAGCGGGGACTGGATGTTCACGTGGTGGCCGATGCATGCTCCTCCAGAag ccaagtGGACCGGCTGGCGGCCCTGTCCCGCCTGCGGCAGAGCGGTGCCTTCATCACCACCAGcgaggggctgatcctgcaactggTCAGAGATGCTGCCGACCCCCGCTTCCGACAG ATCCAGAAGTTCATTAAGGACCCGGCCCCGGACAGCGGCCTCCTCTCCCTGTTCCCGGGACAGAGCCCCGGCTTCAGCTAA
- the ISOC2 gene encoding isochorismatase domain-containing protein 2 isoform X1, translating to MALARLGKVFPKTSILFLCDMQEKFRPNIAHFPQIVAVAARMLQSTALDALERGLDVHVVADACSSRSQVDRLAALSRLRQSGAFITTSEGLILQLVRDAADPRFRQIQKFIKDPAPDSGLLSLFPGQSPGFS from the exons ATGGCGCTGGCCCGGCTCGGGAAGGTGTTTCCCAAAACCAGCATCCTCTTCCTGTGCGACATGCAGGAGAAGTTCCGGCCCAACATCGCCCACTTCCCCCAGATCGTGGCCGTGGCAGCGCGCATGTTGCAG AGCACAGCGCTCGACGCCCTGGAGCGGGGACTGGATGTTCACGTGGTGGCCGATGCATGCTCCTCCAGAag ccaagtGGACCGGCTGGCGGCCCTGTCCCGCCTGCGGCAGAGCGGTGCCTTCATCACCACCAGcgaggggctgatcctgcaactggTCAGAGATGCTGCCGACCCCCGCTTCCGACAG ATCCAGAAGTTCATTAAGGACCCGGCCCCGGACAGCGGCCTCCTCTCCCTGTTCCCGGGACAGAGCCCCGGCTTCAGCTAA
- the LOC114021176 gene encoding C-Jun-amino-terminal kinase-interacting protein 3 isoform X3, with protein MEEIFGEEGESASPALCEELVSGLAVGLYGELERLVGAYGRGAVAGLLPQLVSVLEALERAGGQIRERDEALELLRDDQLGLLGQYERERAGRKRAEERYMELEDAVEQERKGHRAALSRLDGQSRRLEEKARSYADQLASLEEQKIALLKELSALAQTHGKMVQSYKELKALTVLPPAPVAPRPSSAASDPHWPPLFLPSTSDPGCPGAPKGAAEVPGPAPVEGTPDPLQDGAGPTGNSHPLAQELPLPTRDGSPQRCQELAEILSSTPELDPTPDLPASPPTPQRNMESLFAEVSGLSLELLGDVDEGADLQGDAVQTLMMENAELRDTRLVLDTARRHLIARVEELTGERESLRGEQDGAAEALSRCQGRLRETEQDLSRIRQELEEIKKQNSDDAEVEAPASQRKRFTRAEMARVLTERNLYKERLMELQDAVRRTELLRASREVQAAQMKKSSFWKFFDRLFSPSDSPERVPASPPVSEHRGNGGRAPSTVRYLPLPVSPTDTGEPPNLSPQQQKRDLYRQIRSHIWKQHGRAPVHGWSPPAVPQVRAEQAEGQDLPMLAQLRLLDQKDPSTKLWCAVGMGVPRTDGGDSGAPQPAPPSLVWVCSGTHSASEVTVMDAARANLVLAQFVLPNTHVLCAAWLPGHRPPSAESMELEPEILEDPLAPDPPELEEEMGTLDADSDGIGTTDTVWLGTQEGSISIYSAGSDWRRCLRTVQLKDAVHSVVHAQGRAVVALGNGTVVVFHRDVATGQPLQEIDLTPFVHSIFGPNTLGFSLHVSALGCFSQRLWIGTASGTVLTVPFAPEFSGRSEPAPATGSQPGPSPASTPYCAMESAQASYHGHRDAVRFFVCVPGCLNSSLAGSNSQEERAGQKQPTALVLSGGEGYINLRIGDDTDDQFGDLLVANPHLRRSVRSHLIVWQVRA; from the exons atggAGGAGATTTTCGGGGAGGAAGGGGAGTCGGCCTCCCCTGCGCTCTGCGAAGAGCTGGTTTCGGGGCTGGCCGTGGGGCTGTATGGAGAGCTGGAGCGGCTAGTGGGGGCCTATGGGCGGGGGGCAGTGGCCGGGCTGCTGCCCCAGCTGGTCTCAGTGCTGGAGGCTCTGGAGCGAGCCGGTGGGCAGATCCGGGAGCGGGATGAGGCGCTGGAGCTGCTGCGGGACGACCAGCTCGGGCTCCTGGGCCAGTACGAGCGGGAGCGGGCCGGGCGCAAGAGAGCCGAGGAG CGCTACATGGAGCTGGAGGACGCGGTGGAGCAGGAGCGCAAGGGTCACAGGGCGGCGCTGAGCCGGCTGGACGGGCAGAGCCGGCGGCTGGAGGAGAAGGCCCGGAGCTACGCGGACCAGT tgGCCAGCTTGGAGGAACAGAAAATTGCCTTGCTCAAGGAGCTGTCAGCCCTGGCCCAGACCCACGGCAAG ATGGTTCAGAGCTACAAGGAGCTGAAGGCCCTGAcggtgctgccccctgcccccgtgGCCCCCCGGCCCAGCAG CGCTGCGTCCGACCCCCACTGGCCTCCCCTGTTTCTCCCCAGCACCTCGGACCCTGGCTGCCCCGGAGCCCCCAAG GGCGCTGCAGAGGTTCCGGGCCCAGCCCCGGTGGAGGGGACCCCTGACCCCCTGCAGGACGGGGCGGGCCCCACCGGGAACAGCCACCCGCTGGCTCAGGAGCTGCCCCTGCCCACCAGAGACG GCTCCCCGCAGAGGTGCCAGGAGTTGGCCGAGATCTTGAGCTCCACCCCGGAGTTGGACCCCACTCCAGATCTGCCAGCCAG ccccccaaccccacaacGCAACATGGAGTCGCTGTTCGCTGAGGTGTCGGGCCTGAGCCTCGAGCTGCTGGGGGATGTGGACGAGGGGGCCGATCTGCAGG GTGACGCCGTGCAGACCCTGATGATGGAGAACGCCGAGCTCCGGGATACCAG gctggtgCTGGACACTGCGCGCCGACACCTCATTGCCCGGGTGGAGGAGCTGACGGGCGAGCGGGAGTCGCTGCGGGGGGAGCAGGACGGGGCCGCCGAGGCCCTGAGCCGCTGCCAGGGGCGTCTGCGTGAGACCGAGCAGGATCTGAGCAG GATTCGGCAGGAGCTGGAGGAAATCAAGAAGCAAAACAGTGACGACGCTGAG GTGGAGGCCCCGGCCTCGCAGCGGAAGCGGTTCACGCGGGCGGAGATGGCGCGGGTGCTGACCGAGCGCAACCTTTACAAGGAGCGGCTGATGGAGCTGCAGGACGCCGTGAGGCGCACGGAGCTGCTCCG AGCATCTCGGGAGGTCCAGGCGGCACAGATGAAGAAATCATCCTTCTGGAAATT CTTCGACCGGCTCTTCAGCCCCAGCGACTCCCCTGAGCGGGTCCCGGCGTCGCCCCCGGTGTCTGAGCACAGGGGCAACGGGGGCAGGGCGCCCTCCACTGTGAGGTACCTGCCCCTCCCCGTCTCCCCCACAGA CACAGGGGAGCCCCCCAatctctccccccagcagcagaagCGGGACCTTTACCGCCAGATCCGCTCCCACATCTGGAAGCAGCACGGCCGGGCCCCGGTTCACGGCTGGAGCCCCCCGGCCGTCCCCCAG GTTCGGGCGGAGCAGGCTGAGGGCCAGGACCTGCCCATGCTGGCGCAGCTGCGGCTGCTGGACCAGAAAGATCCCAGCACCAAG ttgtGGTGTGCCGTCGGGATGGGGGTGCCTAGGACAGACGGCGGGGACTCG GGggcaccccagcctgccccaccgAGCCTGGTGTGGGTCTGCTCTGGGACACACTCGGCCAGCGAGGTCACAGTGATGGACGCTGCCCGCGCCAACCTCGTCCTGGCCCAGTTTGTGCTACCCAACACCCATGTGCTGTGTGCCGCCTGGCTGCCTG GTCACCGGCCACCCAGTGCCGAGAGCATGGAGCTGGAACCCGAGATCCTGGAAGACCCCCTGGCCCCCGACCCCCCAGAGctagaggaggagatggggacccTGGACGCGGACAGTGACGGCATTGGCACCACGGACACTGTCTGGCTGGGCACCCAGGAGGGCAG CATTTCCATCTATTCAGCTGGTTCCGACTGGCGCCGGTGCCTGCGGACGGTGCAGCTGAAGGACGCCGTGCACAGCGTGGT cCACGCCCAGGGCCGCGCAGTGGTTGCACTGGGGAACGGGACCGTTGTCGTCTTCCACCGGGACGTCG CCACGGGCCAGCCCCTGCAGGAGATCGACCTGACCCCCTTCGTCCACAGCATATTCG GCCCGAACACTCTGGGTTTCTCCCTGCACGTCTCGgccctgggctgcttctcccaGCGGCTGTGGATCGGAACAGCCAGCGGCACTGTCTTGACCGTGCCCTTCGCGCCGG AGTTCTCAGGGCGCTCAGAGCCCGCCCCGGCCACGGGGTCCCAGCCGGGCCCCTCGCCCGCCAGCACCCCCTACTGTGCGATGGAGAGCGCCCAGGCTTCCTACCACGGGCACCGTGATGCCGTCCGGTTCTTCGTCTGCGTCCCAG GCTGCCTTAACTCTTCGCTGGCCGGGAGCAATAGCCAGGAGGAGCGGGCTGGGCAGAAGCAGCCCACAGCTTTGGTGCTGAGCGGAGGAGAGGGGTATATCAATCTCCGGATTG GGGATGACACGGACgatcagtttggggacctctTGGTGGCCAACCCCCATCTGCGCCGCTCGGTGCGCAGCCACCTCATTGTGTGGCAGGTCCGGGCCTGA